A DNA window from Sulfitobacter noctilucicola contains the following coding sequences:
- a CDS encoding TerB family tellurite resistance protein: MFADFLKRLTAPEPQELDSTDARLALTALLVRVARSDNDYSADEVRKIEEIAASRYGLSQSDASDLRVQAEGLEAEAPDTVRFTRAIKDAVAYDERVAVIEALWKVVLSDGTRAAEEDALLRLVASLLGVSDPDSAMARQRVSGAD, from the coding sequence ATGTTTGCAGATTTCCTTAAGCGGCTCACCGCTCCCGAACCTCAAGAACTTGATAGCACCGACGCACGTCTGGCGCTGACGGCGCTGCTTGTGCGCGTGGCACGTTCTGACAATGACTACAGCGCAGATGAAGTCCGCAAGATCGAGGAAATCGCCGCCAGCCGCTACGGTCTGAGCCAATCAGATGCGTCAGACCTACGGGTGCAGGCTGAAGGGTTGGAAGCCGAAGCTCCGGACACGGTGCGTTTTACACGCGCGATCAAGGATGCGGTGGCATACGATGAACGGGTCGCGGTGATCGAAGCTTTGTGGAAAGTGGTCCTGAGCGACGGCACCCGTGCCGCCGAAGAAGACGCTCTTTTGCGCCTTGTCGCCAGCCTGTTGGGCGTCTCTGATCCTGACAGTGCAATGGCACGGCAGCGTGTGTCCGGGGCCGACTAG
- a CDS encoding TerB family tellurite resistance protein: MFERLFPRRKPEPKQLPQPNAQLALGALLVRVAFADKNYRATEIGQIDRILGQTFDLKPIEAAKLRATCEALERDAHDTPTFAKILREEVDYAHRLALGEAMWSVALADGHRHEQEEIQLLAIETALGLTDTDIEMLRTKATGTL, from the coding sequence ATGTTTGAACGTCTTTTTCCCCGCCGCAAACCCGAACCGAAACAACTTCCACAACCCAATGCACAGCTTGCACTTGGAGCGCTACTGGTGCGTGTCGCTTTTGCTGACAAGAATTACCGCGCAACCGAGATCGGTCAGATCGACCGTATTCTTGGTCAGACGTTTGACCTCAAACCGATTGAGGCTGCCAAGCTGAGAGCAACCTGCGAAGCGCTGGAACGCGATGCACATGACACGCCGACCTTTGCAAAAATTCTGCGCGAGGAAGTCGATTATGCACACCGTCTCGCCTTGGGCGAAGCGATGTGGTCCGTGGCTTTGGCTGACGGCCACCGCCACGAACAGGAAGAAATTCAACTGCTTGCGATCGAAACCGCGCTGGGTCTGACGGATACGGATATCGAAATGCTGCGCACCAAGGCGACAGGCACACTCTGA
- a CDS encoding DUF1330 domain-containing protein, with protein sequence MPKGYWIGQMDVHDAEVYDKYRAANAKPFADYSAKFIVRGGQQSVREGGWRARTVIIEFASLADAIACYESDAYQNAKSIRLPVSEGDLVIVEGYEG encoded by the coding sequence ATGCCAAAAGGATACTGGATCGGCCAGATGGACGTGCATGATGCGGAAGTCTATGACAAATACCGTGCCGCCAATGCCAAGCCGTTTGCGGATTATAGTGCCAAGTTTATTGTCAGGGGCGGACAGCAATCTGTGCGCGAAGGCGGTTGGCGTGCCCGGACCGTTATCATCGAATTTGCAAGCCTCGCCGATGCCATCGCTTGTTACGAGAGCGATGCCTATCAAAACGCCAAATCAATCCGCTTGCCGGTGTCAGAGGGTGATTTGGTGATCGTTGAGGGATACGAGGGCTAA
- the rlmJ gene encoding 23S rRNA (adenine(2030)-N(6))-methyltransferase RlmJ, with protein MLSYQHIYHAGNLADVHKHALLAWMLDYLTAKDKPLSYIETHGGRALYDLRDDEALKTGEAAQGIEKVRHWFAADHPYARVLNKTVAENSASSYPGSPLIAATLLRAQDTIHLAELHPREHSALSLAMSPYDAKIHLRDGFEMAHALTPPTPRRGLMLIDPSYEIKEDYVAIPRHIAKITRAWNVGIVALWYPILTNKAHLPMLDALVANHPDALRHEVRFPPARPGHGMVGSGLFVVNPPYGLDNAAALLSKHFSKL; from the coding sequence ATGCTATCGTATCAACATATTTACCATGCCGGAAACCTTGCTGACGTGCACAAGCACGCGCTGCTTGCATGGATGCTCGACTATCTGACGGCCAAGGACAAACCGCTTAGCTATATCGAGACACATGGTGGTCGCGCCTTGTATGATCTGCGTGACGACGAAGCGCTCAAAACAGGCGAGGCTGCACAGGGTATTGAGAAGGTCCGGCACTGGTTTGCCGCCGATCACCCTTACGCGCGTGTTCTGAATAAGACTGTCGCTGAGAATAGCGCATCAAGCTATCCCGGTTCCCCGCTCATTGCAGCGACACTTCTGCGCGCGCAAGACACGATCCACTTGGCCGAATTGCACCCACGTGAACATAGTGCGCTGAGCCTCGCCATGTCGCCCTATGATGCCAAAATCCATCTGCGTGACGGATTCGAAATGGCCCATGCGTTGACGCCGCCTACACCGCGGCGGGGCCTTATGCTGATTGATCCAAGCTACGAGATCAAAGAAGATTATGTCGCAATCCCCCGCCACATCGCGAAAATTACGCGGGCCTGGAACGTGGGGATTGTGGCACTTTGGTATCCGATCCTGACGAACAAGGCGCATCTGCCCATGCTTGATGCGCTTGTGGCAAACCATCCCGATGCGTTGCGGCACGAGGTCCGGTTTCCCCCCGCACGCCCCGGTCACGGAATGGTGGGATCAGGGCTTTTTGTGGTCAATCCGCCTTATGGTCTGGACAACGCAGCGGCATTGCTCAGCAAACACTTTTCGAAATTATAA
- a CDS encoding CTP synthase gives MARYIFITGGVVSSLGKGLASAALGALLQARGFSVRLRKLDPYLNVDPGTMSPFEHGEVFVTDDGAETDLDLGHYERFTGVPARMTDSVSSGRIYSTVLEKERRGDYLGKTIQVVPHVTNEIKDFLKVGDNEVDFMLCEIGGTVGDIEGLPFFEAIRQFSHDKPRGQCIFMHLTLLPYLAASGELKTKPTQHSVKELQSIGIAPDILVCRSEHPIPEKEREKIALFCNVRKEAVVAAYDLKSIYEAPLAYHAQGLDQAVLDAFDISPAPRPDLSVWHDVFDRVHNPEGEVRVAIVGKYTQLEDAYKSIAEALTHGGMANRVKVKVEWVDAEVFDNSEEVATHLEGFHAILVPGGFGERGTEGKIKAAQYAREHKVPYLGICLGMQMAVIEAARNVAGVKTAGSEEFDHEAGKKRFEPVVYHLKEWVQGNHKVERKVGDDKGGTMRLGAYDATLTPGSRVAEVYGTTTIDERHRHRYEVDMAYKQQLEKVGLSFSGMSPDGKLPEIVEWSDHPWFIGVQFHPELKSKPFAPHPLFKDFVRAAKEMSRLV, from the coding sequence TGTGGTTTCTTCACTTGGCAAAGGTCTTGCGTCAGCTGCCCTTGGCGCATTGTTGCAGGCGCGCGGGTTTTCGGTACGATTGCGCAAGCTTGATCCATATCTGAATGTCGATCCCGGCACGATGAGCCCGTTTGAACATGGTGAAGTTTTCGTCACAGACGACGGTGCTGAAACCGATCTGGATCTGGGTCATTATGAACGCTTCACCGGCGTGCCTGCGCGGATGACTGATTCCGTCTCATCGGGTCGCATCTATTCTACCGTGCTTGAGAAAGAGCGCCGTGGCGACTACCTCGGCAAAACCATTCAGGTTGTTCCGCATGTAACCAACGAGATCAAAGACTTTCTTAAGGTCGGTGATAACGAAGTCGATTTCATGCTTTGCGAGATTGGCGGCACTGTAGGCGACATCGAAGGCCTGCCGTTCTTCGAAGCGATCCGCCAGTTCAGCCATGACAAGCCACGCGGCCAGTGTATTTTCATGCATCTGACGCTGCTCCCCTATCTTGCTGCCTCTGGTGAGTTAAAAACCAAACCGACACAGCACTCCGTCAAGGAATTGCAAAGCATCGGTATCGCGCCTGACATCCTTGTGTGCCGCTCCGAACACCCGATCCCCGAGAAAGAGCGCGAGAAGATCGCCCTGTTCTGTAATGTCCGCAAAGAAGCGGTCGTCGCCGCCTATGACCTCAAGTCGATCTATGAGGCCCCGCTGGCCTATCACGCGCAGGGCCTTGATCAGGCGGTGCTGGATGCGTTCGACATCTCCCCTGCCCCGCGCCCCGATCTGTCCGTCTGGCATGACGTGTTCGACCGCGTTCACAACCCAGAAGGCGAAGTGCGCGTCGCCATCGTTGGCAAATACACACAGCTTGAAGATGCCTACAAATCCATTGCCGAAGCGCTGACCCATGGCGGTATGGCCAACCGGGTGAAGGTTAAGGTGGAATGGGTCGACGCAGAGGTTTTCGACAACAGCGAAGAAGTCGCCACGCACCTCGAAGGGTTCCACGCGATCCTTGTGCCCGGTGGATTTGGCGAACGGGGCACCGAAGGTAAAATCAAAGCCGCGCAATATGCCCGTGAGCACAAAGTTCCCTATCTGGGTATCTGTCTGGGCATGCAGATGGCCGTGATCGAAGCCGCGCGCAATGTCGCTGGTGTAAAAACAGCCGGGTCGGAAGAATTTGATCACGAGGCGGGAAAAAAGCGTTTTGAACCCGTCGTTTACCACCTCAAAGAATGGGTGCAAGGCAACCACAAGGTCGAGCGCAAGGTCGGTGACGACAAGGGCGGCACCATGCGTCTGGGTGCCTACGATGCAACTCTCACACCCGGATCAAGGGTGGCCGAGGTCTATGGCACCACAACGATCGATGAACGCCACCGCCACCGCTATGAGGTGGACATGGCCTATAAACAGCAGCTTGAAAAAGTGGGGCTCAGCTTTTCGGGCATGTCGCCCGATGGCAAGCTGCCAGAGATTGTCGAATGGTCGGACCACCCGTGGTTTATCGGTGTACAGTTCCACCCCGAACTGAAATCGAAACCCTTTGCACCGCATCCCTTGTTCAAGGATTTCGTGCGCGCAGCCAAGGAAATGTCGCGGCTGGTCTGA